The following proteins are co-located in the Styela clava chromosome 15, kaStyClav1.hap1.2, whole genome shotgun sequence genome:
- the LOC120333708 gene encoding uncharacterized protein LOC120333708 isoform X2 encodes MDETVVNIIGLPLTCNPVKIKVRFQSECDVSIVSVKVDQSKSEIILNSKEDAEKFCKNLPKSIKFGDTVHNLALYEDETASDSVDSSTTTEQELSPTPVAQKEDENLTIQNVQYWDTMVPLPICKYGLLVQFKDETITTKNVHDYFSSNQFSCGGPITRMQCMIDGILILFQDDKTAEKVWKFRPHRIANRPIKIFLKTIPTVYHDKLLYRPQKQNMSDQEIKTLLVGISPKQASPTTVKRYDSNNILISYEADVGHDEFQKIMLEFKKRLNENISQLPKTDCLRVKGFPSDISDEEIIILFENKQRTGGGPVTKIQHLDIDVVLVYFASYEDAMGVINKFKGKTLPVFDTLLKISKYFHFMYDKNNDDIAEDSGSTSDYSITSTLLEGKFRWLVDCKMTDKIRTQYKVKIVFNERDKTITYIGDKDEVAKVQKAVTKMLKNVTRKVLDYVEKDFVTFLLGAKSNPIICKFVFEKLQQQNINAILLVEGDIPFLWGYKNDCESALNEISRRILSVRNVPVPPNVHETESWKTITDLISKGHISVASHVTHVRIVGFHDSIAHAQELLKESLIDEDSEDFIDLKYETGIMKYLLQYCDFNSYCQKNSVEIVKADDNVIRLKGDPKVLKMIKATIKTTIAKVVRKEKQIKKFGIVDFVQSAEGKAIIEETSKAKKTVILCNRCIQPPQNVNMSSDVASVSSQVKSSTNIGGIKIRVKQGDITEEDSDAIVICAGVTFNIPGKMAEAVFDKGGGKIQQELKSSISETLRVTSSGNLHCKRIFHIKTPIIESNISLSLWSALQEAEKQRCGLISVPALGIGIIQTEKIASLMMETFYAFAKDPKTQHVKFINLVVFDQSHLYSFEKALGEIEAKDFPQGAAGVSNGTAAKMPDFVPKYPAQGEKSVSVMLGCLTVSIRKGDITEEKNDAIVNSTGSDFDLSKGLVSTAIIRKGGKRIQEEVRRIRGSDIRATSGGKLPCKKIIHVYTPTTRELFASIIGDVLEIADSEKCTSISFPAMGTGNLNRSGNDIAHTMIKAFSKFSKKNPQTTNLKVVDIVIYDQLQLPFFEKALMEQQESEAKQGNKSDKSWLQTATSFIGEKASSVSSLFSKAILYDEPLQKNVIDQNCIELQFYSSSKDKIEQAVQDIRQKIDKCYLNTPIVDDQLKYLDQNANRDLDAIERRNRVLLSRSDYKISVEGLNSNVLNAVEDIKRLLKKSQPRSFVRPNLSIYTWQYRKSDGEWESFESKIQQELAELYQNGFTTDNLLNLGITVVMLVLQMYRQTRKHFSS; translated from the exons ATGGATGAGACTGTTGTAAATATAATAGGATTGCCTTTAACTTGTAATCCTGTCAAAATTAAAGTTCGATTTCAGAGCGAATGTGATGTTTCGATTGTTAGCGTGAAAGTGGATCAGTCCAAATCAGAAATAATACTGAACAGCAAAGAAG ATGcagaaaaattttgcaaaaatcttcCAAAAAGCATCAAGTTTGGGGATACAGTCCACAATCTTGCACTATATGAAGATGAGACAGCTagtg ATTCAGTTGACAGTTCTACGACAACAGAGCAAGAACTGTCACCAACTCCAGTAGCACAGAAAGAAGATGAAAATTTAACGATCCAAAATGTACAATACTGGGATACAATGGTGCCGTTACCAATATGCAAATA tgGATTGTTGGTACAGTTCAAAGACGAGACTATTACCACAAAGAATGTGCATGATTATTTCAGCAGCAACCAATTTTCTTGTGGCGGACCCATAACAAGAATGCAATGCATGATTGATGGAATACTGATACTGTTTCAAGATGACAaaa CTGCTGAGAAAGTTTGGAAATTCAGACCTCACCGGATCGCTAATAGACCAATCAAGATATTCTTGAAGACAATACCCAcagtttatcatgataaactcCTTTATAGA cCACAGAAGCAAAATATGTCGGACCAAGAAATTAAAACCTTATTGGTTGGAATTTCTCCGAAACAAGCTTCGCCAACGACCGTCAAAAGATACGACAGCAACAATATTCTCATTTCTTATGAAGCGGATGTAG GACATGATGAATTCCAGAAAATCATGTTAGAATTCAAAAAACGTCTCAATGAAAAC atttctCAATTGCCCAAAACTGATTGCCTAAGAGTAAAAGGTTTTCCATCTGATATTTCTGATgaagaaataattattttattcgaAAACAAACAGAGAACTGGAGGTGGACCAGTAACGAAAATTCAACATTTAGACATCGATGTCGTACTTGTATACTTTGCATCGTATGAAG ATGCGATGGGGGTCATTAATAAATTCAAAGGAAAAACATTACCAGTTTTTGATACTTTGTTGAAGATAAGTAAATACTTTCACTTCATGTATGACAAGAATAATGATGACATTGCTGAAGACAGTGGTAGTACCAGCGATTATAGCATCACATCTACACTTTTGGAAGGCAAATTCAG ATGGCTTGTCGACTGTAAAATGACAGATAAAATAAGAACTCAGTACAAAGTTAAAATTGTGTTTAATGAACGAGATAAAACCATCACATATATTGGGGACAAAGATGAGGTTGCAAAAGTGCAAAAAGCTGTTACAAAAATGCTGAAG aatgtaaCAAGAAAAGTATTGGACTATGTTGAAAaagattttgtaacatttttacTTGGTGCAAAATCGAATCCTAtcatatgcaaatttgtttttGAGAAGCTACAACAACAAAACATTAATG CTATTTTGTTGGTTGAAGGAGACATTCCATTTTTATGGGGATACAAAAATGATTGTGAATCTGCATTGAATGAAATCAGTAGAAGAATATTATCTGTTCGTAACGTTCCTGTTCCACCAAATGTTCACGAAACTGAATCATGGAAAACAATCACTGATCTGATCTCAAAAGGCCACATCAGTGTGGCTTCACAT GTTACTCATGTGAGAATTGTTGGATTCCATGATTCAATAGCTCATGCTCAAGAATTATTAAAAGAATCTCTCATTGACGAAGATTCAGAAGACTTCATTGATCTAAAATATGAAACTGGAATAATGAAATACCTTCTTCAATACTGTGATTTCAATAGCTATTGTCAAAAAAATTCAGTAGAAATTGTAAAAGCAGATGATAACGTTATAAGGCTGAAAGGTGATCCCAAAGTTCTAAAAATGA TCAAGGCCACAATAAAGACCACAATAGCCAAGGTTGTGCGCAAAGAAAAACAGattaaaaaatttggaattgtCGATTTTGTGCAAAGTGCTGAAGGAAAAGCAATTATAGAAGAAACGAGTAAAGCAAAGAAGACTGTAATACTCTGTAACAGATGCATTCAACCTCCGCAAAATGTG AATATGTCATCAGACGTAGCATCAGTGTCCAGTCAAGTAAAATCAAGCACCAACATTGGAGGCATCAAAATTAGAGTTAAACAAGGAGATATAACAGAAGAAGATAGTGATGCAATTGTCATTTGTGCTGGTGTCACTTTTAATATTCCGG GCAAAATGGCAGAAGCTGTCTTTGATAAAGGTGGTGGCAAAATACAGCAAGAATTAAAGTCATCAATATCGGAAACATTAAGAGTAACAAGCAGTGGAAATCTTCATTGTAAAAGAATTTTCCATATCAAAACACCAAtcattgaatcaaatatttcttTGTCTTTATGGAGCGCGTTACAAGAAGCAGAAAAACAACGTTGCGGATTGATTTCTGTACCTGCTTTGGGCATAG GTATTATTCAAACTGAGAAGATTGCCAGTCTTATGATGGAAACGTTTTATGCTTTTGCAAAGGATCCCAAAACACAACATGTGAAATTTATCAACTTAGTTGTTTTTGATCAATCCCACTTGTATAGTTTTGAAAAGGCATTGGGAGAAATTGAAGCTAAAGATTTTCCCCAGGGGGCAGCAG GTGTATCTAATGGAACTGCGGCAAAAATGCCTGATTTTGTACCGAAATACCCTGCTCAAGGAGAAAAAAGTGTTTCGGTTATGCTAGGTTGTCTGACAGTTTCTATTAGGAAGGGAGATATTACAGAAGAGAAGAATGATGCGATTGTAAATAGCACTGGGTCAGACTTTGATTTGTCCAAAG GTCTTGTTTCAACTGCAATTATCAGAAAAGGCGGAAAAAGAATTCAAGAAGAAGTACGTCGTATACGTGGGTCAGATATACGCGCAACATCAGGGGGAAAACTTCCatgtaaaaaaattatacatgTTTACACACCAACAACTAGAGAACTCTTTGCCAGCATAATAGGTGATGTCCTAGAAATCGCAGATTCGGAAAAATGTACTTCTATTTCGTTTCCAGCAATGGGAACAG GCAACCTGAACAGATCTGGAAATGATATTGCCCATACAATGATAAAAGCATTTTCGAAGTTTTCAAAAAAGAATCCGCAGACAACAAATCTCAAAGTGGTTGATATTGTTATCTATGATCAACTCCAGCTTCCATTTTTTGAAAAAGCTTTAATGGAACAACAGGAAAGTGAAGCAAAACAAG GTAATAAGAGTGACAAGAGTTGGCTGCAAACTGCAACATCATTTATTGGGGAAAAGGCATCATCAGTTTCATCACTCTTTTCCAAAG caATATTATATGATGAACCTttgcaaaaaaatgttattgATCAAAATTGTATTGAACTGCAATTTTATTCTTCAAGTAAAGACAAAATTGAGCAG GCAGTACAAGATATACgacaaaaaattgataaatgttaTTTGAACACACCTATTGTTGATGACCAACTTAAATATTTGGATCAGAATGCTAATCGAGATCTTGATGCAATAGAACGTAGAAATAGAGTCCTGCTGTCAAG GTCTGAttataaaatttctgtggaAGGACTGAATTCAAATGTGTTGAATGCTGTTGAAGATATTAAGCGTTTGCTCAAAAAGTCTCAGCCAAGATCATTTGTACGACCAAATCTATCAATCTACACTTGGCAATATAGAAAGTCAGATGGAGAATGGGAATCATTTGAATCGAAAATACAACAAGAATTAGCAGAGTTATATCAA aATGGATTCACAACAGACAACCTTCTCAATTTGGGAATAACAGTAGTGAT GCTGGTGCTTCAAATGTATCGTCAAACAAGAAAGCATTTTAGTTCATGA
- the LOC120333712 gene encoding three-prime repair exonuclease 1-like isoform X1, whose translation MDFPALKSEITALQMSLFAMEEENLWIADTATACQDLDAPDQHKMHETTLDAIDYSMESLYLRYLKKRMPMETYTAEQYATCLMQLVDSIPDQFINVVSIMKFSDVLPRDQKVARALFPTQSTENGEESADQNEDPDRQANEHEYDIRTFVFLDLETTGLDTTTDNITELCLIAVDREQITELGNEVVEHEYGEFPKVPRVQDKLNILIDPLSMIPNEVSRITKIDKENLEVRNKKPFSYETSMILRSFLDRQAHPICLVAHNGDAFDYLILNNHLDRVKADQTIWKEIYCADSLTGVRELRQPCERRPNGLQYLMKEVGVHHSQLLPHSAEGDTIALMVVVKLFPQNLPMWLDQHKRRFK comes from the coding sequence ATGGATTTCCCAGCTCTCAAAAGCGAAATCACTGCGTTACAAATGTCACTTTTTGCAATGGAAGAAGAAAATTTATGGATTGCAGACACTGCAACTGCGTGCCAAGATTTGGATGCACCTGATCAACATAAAATGCATGAAACGACATTAGATGCGATCGACTACTCAATGGAAAGCTTGTATCTACGATACTTGAAAAAGCGTATGCCGATGGAGACGTACACAGCCGAGCAATATGCGACATGCCTAATGCAACTTGTGGATAGTATTCCAGATCAATTCATTAACGTAGTATCAATCATGAAATTTTCAGATGTGTTACCTCGCGACCAAAAAGTTGCGAGAGCTCTGTTTCCGACTCAATCTACGGAAAATGGTGAAGAGTCAGCTGACCAAAATGAAGACCCTGACCGACAAGCCAATGAACATGAATATGATATTCGAACCTTTGTGTTTTTGGACCTTGAAACAACTGGACTGGACACCACCACTGATAATATAACTGAATTATGTCTGATAGCGGTCGATCGCGAGCAAATTACCGAACTGGGTAATGAGGTAGTGGAACATGAATACGGTGAATTTCCAAAAGTGCCTCGAGTTCAAGACAAATTGAATATTCTCATTGATCCTTTATCCATGATTCCGAATGAAGTTTCCAGAATTACAAAAATTGACAAAGAGAATTTAGAAGTTCGTAATAAAAAGCCATTTTCATATGAAACATCAATGATTCTCAGATCATTTTTGGATAGGCAAGCACATCCAATTTGTCTTGTGGCTCATAATGGAGATGCCTTTGACTATTTAATACTGAATAATCATTTGGATAGGGTTAAGGCAGATCAAACAATATGGAAAGAAATTTACTGTGCGGATAGCTTGACTGGTGTGAGAGAACTAAGACAACCTTGTGAAAGAAGACCAAATGGATTACAATATTTGATGAAAGAAGTAGGCGTTCATCACAGTCAACTTTTACCACACTCAGCTGAAGGAGATACAATTGCACTTATGGTTGTTGTTAAATTATTTCCACAAAATTTGCCTATGTGGCTTGACCAACATAAGAGAAGATTTAAATGA
- the LOC120333708 gene encoding uncharacterized protein LOC120333708 isoform X1 has translation MDETVVNIIGLPLTCNPVKIKVRFQSECDVSIVSVKVDQSKSEIILNSKEDAEKFCKNLPKSIKFGDTVHNLALYEDETASDSVDSSTTTEQELSPTPVAQKEDENLTIQNVQYWDTMVPLPICKYGLLVQFKDETITTKNVHDYFSSNQFSCGGPITRMQCMIDGILILFQDDKTAEKVWKFRPHRIANRPIKIFLKTIPTVYHDKLLYRPQKQNMSDQEIKTLLVGISPKQASPTTVKRYDSNNILISYEADVGHDEFQKIMLEFKKRLNENISQLPKTDCLRVKGFPSDISDEEIIILFENKQRTGGGPVTKIQHLDIDVVLVYFASYEDAMGVINKFKGKTLPVFDTLLKISKYFHFMYDKNNDDIAEDSGSTSDYSITSTLLEGKFRWLVDCKMTDKIRTQYKVKIVFNERDKTITYIGDKDEVAKVQKAVTKMLKNVTRKVLDYVEKDFVTFLLGAKSNPIICKFVFEKLQQQNINAILLVEGDIPFLWGYKNDCESALNEISRRILSVRNVPVPPNVHETESWKTITDLISKGHISVASHVTHVRIVGFHDSIAHAQELLKESLIDEDSEDFIDLKYETGIMKYLLQYCDFNSYCQKNSVEIVKADDNVIRLKGDPKVLKMIKATIKTTIAKVVRKEKQIKKFGIVDFVQSAEGKAIIEETSKAKKTVILCNRCIQPPQNVNMSSDVASVSSQVKSSTNIGGIKIRVKQGDITEEDSDAIVICAGVTFNIPGKMAEAVFDKGGGKIQQELKSSISETLRVTSSGNLHCKRIFHIKTPIIESNISLSLWSALQEAEKQRCGLISVPALGIGIIQTEKIASLMMETFYAFAKDPKTQHVKFINLVVFDQSHLYSFEKALGEIEAKDFPQGAAGVSNGTAAKMPDFVPKYPAQGEKSVSVMLGCLTVSIRKGDITEEKNDAIVNSTGSDFDLSKGLVSTAIIRKGGKRIQEEVRRIRGSDIRATSGGKLPCKKIIHVYTPTTRELFASIIGDVLEIADSEKCTSISFPAMGTGNLNRSGNDIAHTMIKAFSKFSKKNPQTTNLKVVDIVIYDQLQLPFFEKALMEQQESEAKQGNKSDKSWLQTATSFIGEKASSVSSLFSKAILYDEPLQKNVIDQNCIELQFYSSSKDKIEQAVQDIRQKIDKCYLNTPIVDDQLKYLDQNANRDLDAIERRNRVLLSRSDYKISVEGLNSNVLNAVEDIKRLLKKSQPRSFVRPNLSIYTWQYRKSDGEWESFESKIQQELAELYQINPYFRGIKIIDGKKYNVDILMNALDGQEIRRKVTNEWIHNRQPSQFGNNSSDAGASNVSSNKKAF, from the exons ATGGATGAGACTGTTGTAAATATAATAGGATTGCCTTTAACTTGTAATCCTGTCAAAATTAAAGTTCGATTTCAGAGCGAATGTGATGTTTCGATTGTTAGCGTGAAAGTGGATCAGTCCAAATCAGAAATAATACTGAACAGCAAAGAAG ATGcagaaaaattttgcaaaaatcttcCAAAAAGCATCAAGTTTGGGGATACAGTCCACAATCTTGCACTATATGAAGATGAGACAGCTagtg ATTCAGTTGACAGTTCTACGACAACAGAGCAAGAACTGTCACCAACTCCAGTAGCACAGAAAGAAGATGAAAATTTAACGATCCAAAATGTACAATACTGGGATACAATGGTGCCGTTACCAATATGCAAATA tgGATTGTTGGTACAGTTCAAAGACGAGACTATTACCACAAAGAATGTGCATGATTATTTCAGCAGCAACCAATTTTCTTGTGGCGGACCCATAACAAGAATGCAATGCATGATTGATGGAATACTGATACTGTTTCAAGATGACAaaa CTGCTGAGAAAGTTTGGAAATTCAGACCTCACCGGATCGCTAATAGACCAATCAAGATATTCTTGAAGACAATACCCAcagtttatcatgataaactcCTTTATAGA cCACAGAAGCAAAATATGTCGGACCAAGAAATTAAAACCTTATTGGTTGGAATTTCTCCGAAACAAGCTTCGCCAACGACCGTCAAAAGATACGACAGCAACAATATTCTCATTTCTTATGAAGCGGATGTAG GACATGATGAATTCCAGAAAATCATGTTAGAATTCAAAAAACGTCTCAATGAAAAC atttctCAATTGCCCAAAACTGATTGCCTAAGAGTAAAAGGTTTTCCATCTGATATTTCTGATgaagaaataattattttattcgaAAACAAACAGAGAACTGGAGGTGGACCAGTAACGAAAATTCAACATTTAGACATCGATGTCGTACTTGTATACTTTGCATCGTATGAAG ATGCGATGGGGGTCATTAATAAATTCAAAGGAAAAACATTACCAGTTTTTGATACTTTGTTGAAGATAAGTAAATACTTTCACTTCATGTATGACAAGAATAATGATGACATTGCTGAAGACAGTGGTAGTACCAGCGATTATAGCATCACATCTACACTTTTGGAAGGCAAATTCAG ATGGCTTGTCGACTGTAAAATGACAGATAAAATAAGAACTCAGTACAAAGTTAAAATTGTGTTTAATGAACGAGATAAAACCATCACATATATTGGGGACAAAGATGAGGTTGCAAAAGTGCAAAAAGCTGTTACAAAAATGCTGAAG aatgtaaCAAGAAAAGTATTGGACTATGTTGAAAaagattttgtaacatttttacTTGGTGCAAAATCGAATCCTAtcatatgcaaatttgtttttGAGAAGCTACAACAACAAAACATTAATG CTATTTTGTTGGTTGAAGGAGACATTCCATTTTTATGGGGATACAAAAATGATTGTGAATCTGCATTGAATGAAATCAGTAGAAGAATATTATCTGTTCGTAACGTTCCTGTTCCACCAAATGTTCACGAAACTGAATCATGGAAAACAATCACTGATCTGATCTCAAAAGGCCACATCAGTGTGGCTTCACAT GTTACTCATGTGAGAATTGTTGGATTCCATGATTCAATAGCTCATGCTCAAGAATTATTAAAAGAATCTCTCATTGACGAAGATTCAGAAGACTTCATTGATCTAAAATATGAAACTGGAATAATGAAATACCTTCTTCAATACTGTGATTTCAATAGCTATTGTCAAAAAAATTCAGTAGAAATTGTAAAAGCAGATGATAACGTTATAAGGCTGAAAGGTGATCCCAAAGTTCTAAAAATGA TCAAGGCCACAATAAAGACCACAATAGCCAAGGTTGTGCGCAAAGAAAAACAGattaaaaaatttggaattgtCGATTTTGTGCAAAGTGCTGAAGGAAAAGCAATTATAGAAGAAACGAGTAAAGCAAAGAAGACTGTAATACTCTGTAACAGATGCATTCAACCTCCGCAAAATGTG AATATGTCATCAGACGTAGCATCAGTGTCCAGTCAAGTAAAATCAAGCACCAACATTGGAGGCATCAAAATTAGAGTTAAACAAGGAGATATAACAGAAGAAGATAGTGATGCAATTGTCATTTGTGCTGGTGTCACTTTTAATATTCCGG GCAAAATGGCAGAAGCTGTCTTTGATAAAGGTGGTGGCAAAATACAGCAAGAATTAAAGTCATCAATATCGGAAACATTAAGAGTAACAAGCAGTGGAAATCTTCATTGTAAAAGAATTTTCCATATCAAAACACCAAtcattgaatcaaatatttcttTGTCTTTATGGAGCGCGTTACAAGAAGCAGAAAAACAACGTTGCGGATTGATTTCTGTACCTGCTTTGGGCATAG GTATTATTCAAACTGAGAAGATTGCCAGTCTTATGATGGAAACGTTTTATGCTTTTGCAAAGGATCCCAAAACACAACATGTGAAATTTATCAACTTAGTTGTTTTTGATCAATCCCACTTGTATAGTTTTGAAAAGGCATTGGGAGAAATTGAAGCTAAAGATTTTCCCCAGGGGGCAGCAG GTGTATCTAATGGAACTGCGGCAAAAATGCCTGATTTTGTACCGAAATACCCTGCTCAAGGAGAAAAAAGTGTTTCGGTTATGCTAGGTTGTCTGACAGTTTCTATTAGGAAGGGAGATATTACAGAAGAGAAGAATGATGCGATTGTAAATAGCACTGGGTCAGACTTTGATTTGTCCAAAG GTCTTGTTTCAACTGCAATTATCAGAAAAGGCGGAAAAAGAATTCAAGAAGAAGTACGTCGTATACGTGGGTCAGATATACGCGCAACATCAGGGGGAAAACTTCCatgtaaaaaaattatacatgTTTACACACCAACAACTAGAGAACTCTTTGCCAGCATAATAGGTGATGTCCTAGAAATCGCAGATTCGGAAAAATGTACTTCTATTTCGTTTCCAGCAATGGGAACAG GCAACCTGAACAGATCTGGAAATGATATTGCCCATACAATGATAAAAGCATTTTCGAAGTTTTCAAAAAAGAATCCGCAGACAACAAATCTCAAAGTGGTTGATATTGTTATCTATGATCAACTCCAGCTTCCATTTTTTGAAAAAGCTTTAATGGAACAACAGGAAAGTGAAGCAAAACAAG GTAATAAGAGTGACAAGAGTTGGCTGCAAACTGCAACATCATTTATTGGGGAAAAGGCATCATCAGTTTCATCACTCTTTTCCAAAG caATATTATATGATGAACCTttgcaaaaaaatgttattgATCAAAATTGTATTGAACTGCAATTTTATTCTTCAAGTAAAGACAAAATTGAGCAG GCAGTACAAGATATACgacaaaaaattgataaatgttaTTTGAACACACCTATTGTTGATGACCAACTTAAATATTTGGATCAGAATGCTAATCGAGATCTTGATGCAATAGAACGTAGAAATAGAGTCCTGCTGTCAAG GTCTGAttataaaatttctgtggaAGGACTGAATTCAAATGTGTTGAATGCTGTTGAAGATATTAAGCGTTTGCTCAAAAAGTCTCAGCCAAGATCATTTGTACGACCAAATCTATCAATCTACACTTGGCAATATAGAAAGTCAGATGGAGAATGGGAATCATTTGAATCGAAAATACAACAAGAATTAGCAGAGTTATATCAA atCAACCCCTACTTTAGAGgcattaaaataattgatggTAAGAAATACAATGTAGATATTCTAATGAATGCTTTGGATGGACAAGAAATAAGAAGAAAGGTTACAAATG aATGGATTCACAACAGACAACCTTCTCAATTTGGGAATAACAGTAGTGAT GCTGGTGCTTCAAATGTATCGTCAAACAAGAAAGCATTTTAG
- the LOC120333712 gene encoding nicotinamide riboside kinase 1-like isoform X2, with protein MEKKEGNVFVVGIGGVSNGGKTTLAEGLGRCLENEEFNVTVIHQDIYFKEEKDVPLHKSGEFGRWDEMIAFDMDTMVKDVKNIIEKMKNTEKSSVLIIEGILIFNHRELNSLFNMRFVFTLTKEEAKKRRLTREYEPSDTPNIFEYHVWPMYIQYLAELRKIKVNFNELDGEISQQKILQQVKSKVMNSFPKENGFS; from the exons ATGGAAAAGAAAGAAGGGAACGTCTTTGTGGTTGGAATTGGCGG TGTGTCTAATGGAGGTAAAACAACATTAGCAGAAGGTCTCGGTCGCTGTTTAGAAAATGAAGAATTCAATGTCACTGTAATACATCAAGACATATATTTTAAG gaaGAGAAAGATGTGCCGTTACATAAATCAGGCGAATTTGGAAGATGGGATG AAATGATTGCGTTTGACATGGACACAATGGTCAAAGatgtcaaaaatattattgaaaaaatgaaaaacactgaaaaatcaTCTGTTCTAATTATTGAAGGAATATTGATATTCAACCACAG GGAATTGAATTCATTATTCAATATGAGATTTGTTTTCACACTAACAAAGGAGGAAGCGAAAAAACGTAGATT GACGAGAGAATATGAACCATCGGATACTCCTAACATATTTGAATATCATGTATGGCCAATGTATATCCAGTATCTTGCAGAACTTCGAAAAATCAAAGTCAATTTTAATGAATTAGATGGTGAAATTTCTCAGCAAAAAATTCTTCAACAAGTCAAATCAAAAGTTATGAACAGTTTTCCAAAGGAGAATGGCTTTAGTTGA